From a single Triplophysa rosa linkage group LG17, Trosa_1v2, whole genome shotgun sequence genomic region:
- the si:dkey-32e23.4 gene encoding dynamin-1-like protein isoform X2 produces the protein METLIPIINRLQEVFLTLGAEIIQLPQIVVVGSQSSGKSSVLESLVGRDFLPRGSGIVTRRPLVLQLVNVPPLEERRKQDNGIKAEEWAIFLHCKNQIFTDFTEIRKEVEEETERSTNNKGISPEPIYLKIYSPKVLSLTLVDLPGITKVPVGDQPEDIETQVQEMILSYISNPNSLILCVSPANSDLATSDALKLAREVDPDGRRTLLVVSKLDLMDAGTDALEVLLGRVIPVRLGIIGVVNRSQHDLNTQKSLGDSCKDEQAFLQRHYPSLASRCGSCYLARTLSRLLMHHIRDCLPELKTRVTVLTSQYQSRLNGYGQPVEDHSSTLLQIVTKFASDYCNTIEGTARYIQTSELCGGARICYIFHETFGRTLQSIDPLGGLTELDILTAIRNATGPRPALFVPEVSFELLVKKQIKRLEEPSMRCVELVHEELQRIIQHCSAYSTQELLRFPKLHDSIVEVVTSLLRKRLPITNEMVHNLVAIELAYINTKHPDFTDAAQVSASVNSQQVDAGDTGKRWKNDKIPLEDKGPVPGFGSPTKAVNLLDTAVPASRKLSTREQRDCEVIQRLIKCYFLIVRKSIQDSVPKTVMHFLVNYVKEHLQSELVGQLYKQALLQELLIESQETAQQRTEVAQMLEALKKASNIISEIRETHLW, from the exons ATGGAAACCCTGATCCCCATCATTAACAGACTGCAGGAGGTTTTCCTCACACTTGGAGCAGAGATTATCCAGCTTCCTCAAATCGTAGTGGTGGGATCACAG AGCAGTGGAAAGAGTTCAGTGTTGGAGAGTTTGGTTGGACGAGACTTCTTGCCCCGAGGTTCAGGAATAGTCACACGGCGTCCTCTAGTGCTGCAGCTGGTGAATGTTCCCCCGCTGGAAGAGagaagaaaacaagacaatG GAATCAAAGCGGAGGAATGGGCAATCTTCCTACACTGCAAAAACCAG ATTTTCACAGATTTCACTGAAATTCGGAAAGAGGTCGAGGAGGAAACAGAACGCAGTACTAACAATAAG GGCATCAGTCCAGAGCCCATTTACCTGAAGATCTATTCCCCTAAAGTTCTCAGCCTGACTTTGGTGGACTTGCCAGGGATCACTAAG GTTCCAGTTGGTGACCAGCCTGAGGATATCGAGACTCAAGTCCAGGAAATGATTCTGTCCTACATCTCCAACCCCAACTCTCTCATCCTCTGTGTGTCTCCAGCAAACTCTGACCTGGCCACATCCGATGCCCTCAAACTGGCACGTGAGGTGGACCCAGATG gCCGTAGAACTCTGCTGGTTGTGAGTAAGCTGGATTTAATGGATGCGGGGACAGATGCTCTGGAGGTTCTGTTGGGTCGGGTCATTCCGGTCAGACTGGGCATTATTGGTGTGGTGAACAG GAGCCAACATGATTTGAACACCCAGAAGAGCCTCGGCGACTCCTGTAAGGACGAACAGGCATTCCTGCAGCGTCATTACCCATCGCTTGCCTCACGCTGCGGCTCGTGCTACCTGGCTCGCACCCTGAGCCGACTGCTCATGCATCACATCAGGGACTGTCTCCCAGAGCTGAAGACACGCGTCACGGTGCTGACCTCCCAATACCAGTCCCGACTCAACGGCTACGGGCAGCCTGTGGAAGACCACAGCTCCACCTTGCTTCAGATAGTCACCAAGTTCGCCTCAGACTACTGCAACACTATCGAAGGCACTGCCAGATACATTCAGACGTCTGAACT GTGTGGAGGAGCTCGTATATGTTACATATTCCACGAGACGTTCGGAAGAACCCTGCAGTCTATTGACCCACTGGGAGGTCTCACCGAACTCGATATTCTCACCGCCATCCGAAATGCTACG GGACCTCGGCCAGCTCTGTTTGTTCCTGAGGTAAGTTTTGAGCTGCTGGTGAAGAAGCAGATCAAGAGACTGGAGGAGCCCAGCATGCGTTGTGTGGAGCTCGTCCACGAAGAACTGCAGAGGATCATTCAGCACTGCTCTGCCTACAGCACACAG GAGCTTTTGCGCTTTCCCAAACTGCATGACTCAATAGTGGAGGTGGTGACCAGCTTGCTCAGAAAACGCCTGCCAATTACCAATGAGATG GTTCACAATCTGGTTGCGATTGAGCTGGCTTATATAAACACCAAACATCCTGATTTCACAGACGCTGCCCAGGTGTCTGCATCCGTCAACAGCCAGCAG GTAGATGCTGGGGATACAGGGAAACGTTGGAAGAATGACAAAATTCCATTGGAGGACAAAGGCCCTGTGCCCGGGTTTGGAAGCCCAACCAAAGCTGTTAACCTGTTGGACACG GCTGTGCCAGCATCCCGCAAACTGAGCACCCGTGAGCAGAGAGATTGTGAGGTCATTCAGCGACTCATCAAGTGCTACTTCCTGATTGTGCGGAAGAGCATTCAGGACAG TGTGCCAAAGACTGTGATGCATTTCCTGGTGAATTATGTGAAAGAGCATTTGCAGAGTGAGCTGGTTGGACAACTCTACAAACAGGCACTGCTCCAGGAACTCCTCATTGAGTCTCAGGAAACCGCTCAGCAGCGCACAGAGGTCGCACAGATGCTGGAG gCACTCAAGAAAGCCAGCAACATTATCTCAGAGATCCGAGAGACTCATCTTTGGTAG
- the si:dkey-32e23.4 gene encoding dynamin-1-like protein isoform X1 gives METLIPIINRLQEVFLTLGAEIIQLPQIVVVGSQSSGKSSVLESLVGRDFLPRGSGIVTRRPLVLQLVNVPPLEERRKQDNGNGAKQNSQNSYPGIKAEEWAIFLHCKNQIFTDFTEIRKEVEEETERSTNNKGISPEPIYLKIYSPKVLSLTLVDLPGITKVPVGDQPEDIETQVQEMILSYISNPNSLILCVSPANSDLATSDALKLAREVDPDGRRTLLVVSKLDLMDAGTDALEVLLGRVIPVRLGIIGVVNRSQHDLNTQKSLGDSCKDEQAFLQRHYPSLASRCGSCYLARTLSRLLMHHIRDCLPELKTRVTVLTSQYQSRLNGYGQPVEDHSSTLLQIVTKFASDYCNTIEGTARYIQTSELCGGARICYIFHETFGRTLQSIDPLGGLTELDILTAIRNATGPRPALFVPEVSFELLVKKQIKRLEEPSMRCVELVHEELQRIIQHCSAYSTQELLRFPKLHDSIVEVVTSLLRKRLPITNEMVHNLVAIELAYINTKHPDFTDAAQVSASVNSQQVDAGDTGKRWKNDKIPLEDKGPVPGFGSPTKAVNLLDTAVPASRKLSTREQRDCEVIQRLIKCYFLIVRKSIQDSVPKTVMHFLVNYVKEHLQSELVGQLYKQALLQELLIESQETAQQRTEVAQMLEALKKASNIISEIRETHLW, from the exons ATGGAAACCCTGATCCCCATCATTAACAGACTGCAGGAGGTTTTCCTCACACTTGGAGCAGAGATTATCCAGCTTCCTCAAATCGTAGTGGTGGGATCACAG AGCAGTGGAAAGAGTTCAGTGTTGGAGAGTTTGGTTGGACGAGACTTCTTGCCCCGAGGTTCAGGAATAGTCACACGGCGTCCTCTAGTGCTGCAGCTGGTGAATGTTCCCCCGCTGGAAGAGagaagaaaacaagacaatG GAAATGGAGCTAAACAAAACTCTCAAAACAGCTATCCAG GAATCAAAGCGGAGGAATGGGCAATCTTCCTACACTGCAAAAACCAG ATTTTCACAGATTTCACTGAAATTCGGAAAGAGGTCGAGGAGGAAACAGAACGCAGTACTAACAATAAG GGCATCAGTCCAGAGCCCATTTACCTGAAGATCTATTCCCCTAAAGTTCTCAGCCTGACTTTGGTGGACTTGCCAGGGATCACTAAG GTTCCAGTTGGTGACCAGCCTGAGGATATCGAGACTCAAGTCCAGGAAATGATTCTGTCCTACATCTCCAACCCCAACTCTCTCATCCTCTGTGTGTCTCCAGCAAACTCTGACCTGGCCACATCCGATGCCCTCAAACTGGCACGTGAGGTGGACCCAGATG gCCGTAGAACTCTGCTGGTTGTGAGTAAGCTGGATTTAATGGATGCGGGGACAGATGCTCTGGAGGTTCTGTTGGGTCGGGTCATTCCGGTCAGACTGGGCATTATTGGTGTGGTGAACAG GAGCCAACATGATTTGAACACCCAGAAGAGCCTCGGCGACTCCTGTAAGGACGAACAGGCATTCCTGCAGCGTCATTACCCATCGCTTGCCTCACGCTGCGGCTCGTGCTACCTGGCTCGCACCCTGAGCCGACTGCTCATGCATCACATCAGGGACTGTCTCCCAGAGCTGAAGACACGCGTCACGGTGCTGACCTCCCAATACCAGTCCCGACTCAACGGCTACGGGCAGCCTGTGGAAGACCACAGCTCCACCTTGCTTCAGATAGTCACCAAGTTCGCCTCAGACTACTGCAACACTATCGAAGGCACTGCCAGATACATTCAGACGTCTGAACT GTGTGGAGGAGCTCGTATATGTTACATATTCCACGAGACGTTCGGAAGAACCCTGCAGTCTATTGACCCACTGGGAGGTCTCACCGAACTCGATATTCTCACCGCCATCCGAAATGCTACG GGACCTCGGCCAGCTCTGTTTGTTCCTGAGGTAAGTTTTGAGCTGCTGGTGAAGAAGCAGATCAAGAGACTGGAGGAGCCCAGCATGCGTTGTGTGGAGCTCGTCCACGAAGAACTGCAGAGGATCATTCAGCACTGCTCTGCCTACAGCACACAG GAGCTTTTGCGCTTTCCCAAACTGCATGACTCAATAGTGGAGGTGGTGACCAGCTTGCTCAGAAAACGCCTGCCAATTACCAATGAGATG GTTCACAATCTGGTTGCGATTGAGCTGGCTTATATAAACACCAAACATCCTGATTTCACAGACGCTGCCCAGGTGTCTGCATCCGTCAACAGCCAGCAG GTAGATGCTGGGGATACAGGGAAACGTTGGAAGAATGACAAAATTCCATTGGAGGACAAAGGCCCTGTGCCCGGGTTTGGAAGCCCAACCAAAGCTGTTAACCTGTTGGACACG GCTGTGCCAGCATCCCGCAAACTGAGCACCCGTGAGCAGAGAGATTGTGAGGTCATTCAGCGACTCATCAAGTGCTACTTCCTGATTGTGCGGAAGAGCATTCAGGACAG TGTGCCAAAGACTGTGATGCATTTCCTGGTGAATTATGTGAAAGAGCATTTGCAGAGTGAGCTGGTTGGACAACTCTACAAACAGGCACTGCTCCAGGAACTCCTCATTGAGTCTCAGGAAACCGCTCAGCAGCGCACAGAGGTCGCACAGATGCTGGAG gCACTCAAGAAAGCCAGCAACATTATCTCAGAGATCCGAGAGACTCATCTTTGGTAG